Genomic segment of bacterium:
AGTCGCGTGGCTCGGAGCAACGCTGCGCTCCACATCCTCTTCGAAGTTCACGAAAATCGTGAGCTGGTCCTTGAGGATCTTGGCCGCGAATGCGAGGGCATCCGCCGGTGCGACAGAGCCGTCCGTCCAGACCTCCATCGTCAGGCGATCGTATTCGGTCGAACGACCGACACGCGCGTTGGTGACGGTGTAGTTCACCTTGCGAATCGGCGAGAAGATCGAGTCGATCGGCACCGTGCCGATGGGCTGTTCTTCCTTTGCGTTCTTCTCGGCCAGCGCGAAGCCCTTGCCGAGTTCCACGGTCGCCGTCAGATTGATCTCGGCGTCGTCGGAGAGCGTCGCGATCTTGTGATCGCCGTTGAGCACCTCGACGGTCGAGTCACCCGATTCGAAGTCTGCCGCGGTCACGTCACCCGGGCCCTGCTTGCGGATCGTGATTTCCTTGGGCTCCGAAGAGTTCGCGCGCAGCCGCACCTCTTTGAGGTTGAGCACGACATCGGTCACGTCTTCGAGCACACCCGGCAGCGTAGAGAACTCGTGCTGTACGTTCTCGATGCGCACCGAGGTAATCGCGGCACCCTGTAGAGAAGACAACAGTACGCGGCGCAGTGCATTGCCGAGAGTCAGACCAAAGCCCCGTTCGAGCGGCGCGCACTCGAAACGACCATAGGTGTCGCTGATGTTCTCGTTGGGCTCGACTCGACTGGGTCGAATCAGTTCCTGCCAGTTCCTGACCATGAGATCTGCGTTCATTCGTTCCTCCAGGCTCTTCGCTGAGTGGCGTTTCGCCGGATCTAGCGGGAATACAGTTCGATGATGAGCTGCTCTTGAATCGGAATCGTGATTTCCTCACGAGTGGGCATCTCGACGATTTCACCGGTCTGGGTGCTCTGGTCGATCGTCAACCAACCGGGCACCATGCGGGATTCGAGTCCCTGCAGTGCCTCCTCGATACGCGCAGCTTTCTTGCCCCGCGGGGTGAGGCCAATCTTTTCGCCTTTGCGGACTCGAAAAGAGGGAATATCAACTCGTCGGTCATTGACGGTGAAGTGCCCGTGCATGATTAGTTGTCGGCCTTCGTTACGCGAATTCACCATACCGAGCCGGTACACGACATTGTCGAGGCGCCGCTCCAGCAACGAGAGCAGGTTCTCGCCCTTGACACCCTTCATATGCTCGGCCTCTTTGACCGTCTTGCGGAATTGACGCTCGAGCACGCCGTAGATGCGGCGCACTTTCTGCTTTTCGCGCAACTGGAGTCCGTAGTCGGAGAACTTCGGACGACCCTGGCCATGCTGGCCCGGAGGATAGTTGCGTCGCTCGATCGAGCATTTGTCCGTGAAACAGCGCTCGCCCTTCAGGAAAAGCTTCATGCCTTCCCGACGACACAGACGACAGACGGACCCCCGATAACGTGCCACTTGCTCTCCTAGGCCCGACGCCGCTTGGGCGGTCGGCAGCCATTATGCGGGATTGGCGTGACGTCCCGAATGAAGGTCACCTTGAATCCCGCCGCTTGAAGGGACCGCACTGCGGCTTCGCGCCCTCCACCGGGCCCCTTCACCAGCACGCCGATCTGGCGCATGCCATGCTCCATGGCCTTCTTGGCCACGTTTTCTGCACAGACCTGCGCTGCAAACGGCGTACTCTTGCGCGAACCCTTGAAGCCCACTTCGCCAGCTGACGACGAGGACACGGTGTTTCCCGCGACGTCGGTAATCGTGATGATGGTGTTGTTGAACGTCGCCTGGACGTGAGCCACGCCAGTCTGGATGTTCTTCTTGACCCGCTTCTTGACTTTCTTTGCTTTCGCCATGCTACTTCTTCGTCGGGGCCTTCTTCTTGCCCGCAACAGCCTTTCGCGGTCCCTTGCGAGAGCGCGCGTTGGTGTGCGTCCGCTGTCCGCGAACAGGGAGGCCACGCCGGTGGCGCAAACCTCGATAGCAGCCGATATCCATCAGCATCTTGATGTTCTGCGTGGTCTCGCGGCGAAGGTCACCTTCGACCTTGAACTTCGCCTCGATCACGTCGCGCAGCTTCGAAACCTCGCTCTCGTCGAGATTGAAGGTCTTCGAATCCCGAGGCACACCGGCTTCGTCGCAGATCTTGCGCGCCGAACTCCGGCCGATCCCCAGAATGTATGTGAGCGAAATCTGAATCGATTTCTCGCGCGGAAGATCGACTCCCGAAATACGCGCCATGGCCTAGCCCTGCCTCTGTTTATGCTTGGGGTTCTCGCAGATCACGCGAATCACGCCGCGGCGTCGAATGATCTTGCACTTGTCACACATCTTCTTGACGCTGGCTCGAACCTTCACGTCGTCTCCGTTCTCAATGACTTCCCGGGACCCTTGTGAGGATCTCCGGTTGTGAATCCGTAATCGCGACGGTGTGCTCGAAATGCGCGGAACACTTGCCGTCCGCCGTCGCTGCCGTCCAGCCGTCTTTTCGAATCTCGACGGCCTGTTCTCCCTCATTGACCATGGGCTCGATCGCCAGGACCATGCCCGCCCGCAACCTCTGCCCTCTACCCCGCCGGCCAAAGTTCGGAAGCTGAGGCGGCTCGTGCAGCAGCCGACCAATACCATGCCCTACGAAATCGCGAACGACGGAGTAGCCTTCGCCCTCCGCGATCTCCTGGATTGAGTTACCCACGTCCCCCAGACGATTCCCGGCCCGCATCGACTCGATCCCTGCGTACATGCTCCGCCGGGTGGTCTCGAGTAGCCTCCTGGCCTCCGGGCTGATCTCGCCCACAGGCACGGTGATTGCGGCGTCTGCGTGGAACCCTTCGAAGATAACACCAAAATCCAGCTTCAAAAGGTCACCATCCCGCACCTTCCGGGGTCCGGGGATGCCGTGGACGATCTCCTCGTTCAACGATGTGCAGAGCACGGCTGGAAACGGCGGCACCTCCCCCGGCTGGTACCCTAGAAAAGAGGACTCGAGTTCGCGGGTTTTGATCTCTTCGCGGGCCGTCTCGTCGATCTCGCCGGTGGTCACACCCGGTTGCACCATATTGGCCAGGGCGACCAGGATCTCGCCCACATGTCGGCCCGCCTCCCGCATGCGTTCCAACTCGCGGTCGGACTTCAGATGGATCATGAGCCCCCCTCGAGCAGGGCTACGAGCCGACCCGTGATCTCGTCCATGGTTCCATCACCGGACACCTTGGTCACGCTGCCTTCGTAGTGGCTCAGGACCGGTTCTGTATCGCGGCGATACACATCGAGACGCTTGTTGACGGTTTCTTCGTTGTCGTCGGCCCGGCCTTCGCCGCGCGAAAGAATGCGCCTGCGCAGCTCTTCATCGGGCACGTCGAGCGCCAGAACCTTCACGGGTTCGCGTTTCAGATCCTTCAGAATCCCATCCAGGGCATCGGCCTGCTCACCCGTGCGCGGAAAACCGTCGAGAATGAAACCCGGCTCACAATCAGCCTGGGTCAGTCGCTCGCGCACGATCTGAATCACGATCTCACCGGGCACCAACTCGCCCGAGTCCATGATCGCCTTTGCTCGCTTGCCGACATCGGAGCCCGACGCGACGGCTTCGCGCAGGATATCGCCCGTGGCGATCTGCGGAATCGAAAATCGCTCGACGAGTCGCTTGGCCTGCGTGCCTTTGCCAGCACCTGGCGGACCCATCAGAATCAGATTGAGTTCGCTCATTTGCCGCGACCTCGGAGACGCGCACCCTGAACGAACGTGTCGTAATTCCGCGAGACCAGGTGCGCTTCGACCTGTGCAACCGTATCCATGGCCACGCCGACACAAATCAGCAACGACGTGCCACCAAAGAAGAACGGAATGGCCAGCTGGGCCGACAAGAAGTTCGGCAGGACGCACACTGCGGCGAGATAGAACGCGCCGACCAGCGTTATGCGGTCGAGAACTCGCTGGATGTACTCTGCCGTGCGCTTTCCGGGGCGAATTCCCGGGATATAGCCACCGTTCTTCTTGATGTTATCCGCGACGTCGTCGGGGTTGATCATGATCCCGGTGTAGAAGTACGCGAAGAACATGATCAATGCGACGTAGATCAGGTTGTAACTGACGGTATTGAACGCCAGGTAATCATCGACGAAGTCACCGATCGCCTCCACGCCTCCCCATTGGGAAACCTGCAGAGGAAGCAGAAGAAGTGACGACGCAAAAATCGGCGGAATCACACCCGCGGTGTTGAGTCGAAGCGGGAAATAGCTCATGCCGCCGGCTACCTGCTGGCGCCCGACGACTCGGCGTGCGTACTGAATCGGGATGCGCCGCTGAGAGCGCTCGAAATACACGATTACCGCGATGACCGCGAGCATGAAGGCGAGCAGGAGAAGAACGGCGACCGGCGTCAACTGGTCGGTGCGAACCATGTCCCAGACCTTCATCACGCCCGACGGCAGGCTCACGACGATGCCGGTAAAGATGATCAGCGAAATGCCATTTCCGATGCCCCGCTCGTTGATCTGCTCGCCTAGCCACATGATGAAGGCAGTACCGGAAGTGAACGTCACCACGGCCATCAATCGGAACGCCATGCCCGGTTCGATCACGGTATTCGCTCCGAAGGCTCCACCTTCGAGAGCGGTGGCCATCAGGAAACCCTGGACCGTCGCAAGGAGGACCGTGCCGTAACGCGTGTAGCGCGTGATCACGCGCCGACCTTCCTCGCCTTCCTTCTTCAACTCTTCGAGCTTGGGAACCACCGCCGTCAGCAGTTGCAAAATGATCGAGGCGCTGATGTAGGGCATGATGCCAAGCGCAAAGATCGACAGCGACTCGAACGCACCGCCGGTAAACAGATTGATGATCCCGAACAGGCCACCACCGGTCTCTTCGAAGAAGCGGCGAATCTCGGCAGGATCGATACCGGGAGTCGGAATCGCGCAGCCCAGACGGTATACGGCCAGCATCCCAAACGTAAACAGAATCCTTCGATTCAGCTCGGGGATCTTGGCGATGTTTCCGACGGCTCCCGGATTCACGACTTTTTGGCCTTCCTTAGGAACTTCTCGCTGGTAATCAGTTCTATGCTGCCGCCAGCAGCCTCGACCTTCTTGCGCGCCCCTTCGCTGATCGCGTTGACCCGCAGCTTGAGCGCAACCGAAATCTCACCTTCCGCCAACACCTTCACGGGACGACTGCCGTTCGACACGAGACCCGCCTCCGCCAGAGCACTCGCATCCACATCGGTACCGGCCGCAAAACCCGACAGAGCTTGAACGTTGACGACCTGACGCTCGTCGCGAAAGATGTTGTTGAAGCCGCGCTTTGGCAGGCGTCGAGCCAGCGGGATCTGACCGCCCTCGAACCAAGGGCGCTTCTTGGCGCCAGAGCGCGCACCCTGCCCCTTCGTGCCGCGCCCGCAGGTCTTTCCGGAACCGCTGCCGATTCCGCGTCCCACGCGTCTTCGCGGGCGCTTCGCCCCTCTGTTCGGACTCAGTTTGTCGAGCATCAGGACTCCTCCACCTGCACGAGGTGGATCACCTTGTTGATCATTCCTCGCACTGCGGGGGTATCTTCGAGTTCAGAAGAGCGGCCGATCTTTCCCAAGTGCAAACCCAGCAACGTCGCGCGTTGATCGCGAGAAAAGCCGATCCCGCTGCGAACCTGGCGAAGTTTGACGGTCTTGCCGCTCATTGCTGCAACTCCTGAAGGCGTTCCTCAGGCACGCGCAGCTGCTGAAAACCTTGGATCGTCGCCCGGATCACGTTATGTGCGCGATTCGTCCCGAGGCATTTCGTGAGGATGTTCTGGACACCCGCAGCCTCACACAGGGCTCTGACCGCACCGCCCGCAATCACACCAGTACCGCGCGAGGCCGGTCGCAAGACGACGCGTCCAGCTCCTGCTTCACCCATTACCTGATGGGGAATCGTTCCCTCTCTGAGAGGGATACGAACCAGGCTCTTGCGCGCCTGTTCGATTCCTTTGCGAATGGCTTCGGGAACTTCATTGGCTCGACCGAGACCGGAACCGACGATTCCGTTGCCGTCGCCAACAACTACCAGAGCTGCGAAACCGAAGCGCCGACCACCCTTGACCACCTTGGCCACGCGGTTGATGTCGACCACCCGCTCCTCGAGAGCAAAGTCGTTTGGATTGAGTTTTTCGCGTGCCATGTTTCCCTACAAGCTCAAGCCGGCTTCACGCGCAGCGTCTGCGAGCGCCTTGACGCGGCCGGTGTACACAAAACCGTTTCGATTGAATGTGACTTCGCGGATATCCCGCCCAAGCGCGAGCTTTGCGATCTCCGCTCCCACTTTCTTCGCAGCATCGATGTCCTTGGTCGACTTGAGACCGTCTCGGACGCCCGGTGACCGCGTAGAGACGCCGGTGAGCGTCTGGCCCGACAACGGGTCCCGAATCTGCGCGTAGATGTGCTTCGTGCTGCGATAGATCGTCAGAATCGGACGCGTCGTGCGAGCGAGTTGCTTCCGTGTGTGCTTGCGACGTCGCAGCCACAACCTTCGGCGAATCGTAACGCTCATCTGGATCAGCCCCCTCCGGCGGCGCCGGCTTTACCGACCTTGCGACGCACGATTTCGTCGGCGTATCGGATGCCCTTGCCCTTATACGGTTCGGGTGGACGCTTCTTGCGAATCTCGGCCGCGAACTGACCGACCTTCTGCTTGCTCGTACCCGATACGGTCAAACGCGTCGGGCTTTCGCTGGAAACAGCCAGCCCCTCGGGCACGTCCATCACGACCGGATGCGAATAACCAACATTGATCGTGAGCTTCTTGCCCGAAACTTCGGCGCGATAGCCGACACCGACGATCTCGAGCGTGCGGCTGAAGCCTTCGGTCACGCCTTGCACCATATTGAACAAGAGGCTGCGCATGAGACCGTGCATCGCCCGGGCCTCTTTCGTGTCATTGGCGCGTTTCACGCTCGCGAGGCCGTCGTTCAACTCGATCGCGGTGTGCTTCGCCAGCGATTCTTCAAGGTTTCCCCTCGGGCCCTTCACGCGCACGAGTCCGTTGTCGATCTTGACCTCGACTCCAGAAGCAAGCTTTACGGGTAGAGTTCCTATTCGTGACATTTTCCTACCAGACCCTCGCCATGACCTCGCCGCCAATGCCCGCGTTTCTGGCCTCTTCGCCAGCCACGATTCCCTTTGGCGTCGAAATGATGGCGATCCCGATGCCATTTCTGACCTTCGGAATCTCGTCTGCTGCGACATATACGCGTCGGCTCGGACGGGACACGCGTTCGATCCCCTCGATGATCGGCTCCGCTTCATCCGTGTACCGGATTTCCACGCTGAGCTCGGGCTTCTTCTCGTTTTGGCCGCCGACTTCGTAGTCGACGATGTAACCGTGCTGCTTCAGAACGCGCGCAATATCGGTCTTCACGCGAGAACTCGGCATCGAAACCCGTAGGATTCGCGCGCGTCCTCCGTTGCGGATTCGCGTCAGCATGTCGGCAATTGGATCGGTATTCATCTCGATCTCTCCCTACCAGCTCGACTTGGTCATGCCCGGGATCTTCCCCTCGAGCGCAAGTTTGCGCAGGCAGATCCGGCAAAGATCATATTTGCGGTAGTAGGCGCGTGAGCGACCGCATTTCCCGCAACGGTTGTAAAACCGGCTCTGGAATTTCAGACTGCCCGTTGCGCGGGCTTTCCGAAGCCGCGCCTGCTGGTGAACTTTCGAGGTCTTGGCCATGGTGCCCTCTACACTCTGAACGGCATTCCGAGAGACTTGAGCAGCTCGAAGCCCTCTTCATCCCTCGTTGCCGACGTCACGATGCTGACGTTCAATCCACGGATGCGCTCGACCTTGTCGTAGTCGACCTCCGGGAAAATGATCTGTTCGGTCAGGCCCAGCGTATAGTTGCCGCGACCGTCTAATGCCTTGGAAGAAACTCCGCGAAAGTCGCGCACTCGGGGAAGCGCCACATTGATCAGGCGATCCAGGAACTCCCACATATGCGCTCTGCGCAGGGTAACGTTGCAACCGATTGATTGACCTTCGCGAAGGCGAAAGTTTGCGACCGACTTCTTCGCCTTGGTAATGATCGCCTTCTGGCCTGTGATCACGGCGAGTTCCGCCGCGGCAGCCTCGAGAAGCTTCGCGTTCGTGAGCGCTTCGCCCAATCCGACGTTCAGCGACACCTTCTTGATCTGCGGCACCTGCATTGGATTCTTGTATTTGAAACGTTCCTGGAGTTGCGGGATCGAAGTCTCCCGATACTTCAGCAACATCCGCGGGACATAGGCCGCATCAGCCATCGATCTGCTCCCCGTGCTTTTTGCTCCAGCGGACCTGCTTGCCATCGACTTCTCGGAAGCCGACGCGCGTGCGATCGCCGTTGTGGACGAGAGCGACATTGGAGATGGCGATCGGCGCTTCCTTCTCGATGATCCCGCCCTGCCGATTCGCAGCGTTCGGCTTCTGGTGCTTCTTGACGATGTTCACCCGCTCGACGACGACCCGCTTCTTCTCGATATCGATACGCAGGACCTCACCACGAGTACCGCGGCCCTTGCCCGCGAGCACCTCGACCGTATCCCCTTTGCGAATCTTCGCTGGCATCACAGCACCTCCGGTGCGAGCGAGACGATCTTCATGAAACGCTTGGCACGCAGTTCTCGAGCCACGGGGCCGAAAATGCGAGTGCCGATCGGCTCCTTGTTCGCATCTACCAACACGACGGAGTTGTCATCGAAGCGGATGTAGGAACCGTCGGGACGCCCGATTTCCTTCTTCGTTCGAACAATCACCGCCTTGTGCAACTGCTTCTTCTTCACCTTGCTGTCGGGTAGTGCCTCTTTGACCGAGACCACGATGATGTCGCCGATCGACGCGTAGCGACGTCGCGACCCACCGAGCACCTTCACGCACAGAACGCGGCGCGCACCAGAGTTATCAGCAACACCCAAGACGGACTCGGTCTGAATCACGCGAGTTTCTCCTGAACGCGCCAGCGCTTTCGCTTGGACAATGGACGGCTCTCGATCAGGCGAACTTTGTCGCCTGGCTTGAACTCGTTCATCTCGTCGTGGGCCATAAAGCGCGTTCGTTTCCGGATGTACTTCTTGTAAAGGGGATGCGCGACGGTCCGCGTGACCTCGACGATGACGGACTTGTCCATCTTGTCGCTCACGATCACGCCGACCCGCGTCTTTGCCAGGCCTCGGCTGCTCATACGCCGTCCTTCAATTGCTTCTCGATCGTCAACACTCGCGCCAGATTACGGCGCGCTTCTCGGATCCCAGCGGAGTTCTCCAACTGGCCCGTCGCATGCTTGATCTGCAGACTGAACAGATGGTCGCGGTCCTCACGGACGCGATCCTTCAATTCCTCTGGAGTAAGTTTTCGGAGATCGCTCGATTTCATTCGGTTCTCTCCAGAATCCGGGTCTTCACACAGAGTTTCGCCGCCGCTAGCCGCAATGCCTGGCGAGCGACTTCAGGCGTGACGCCTTCCATTTCGTAGAGCACGCGACCCGGCTTCACCTGTGCAACCCAGTACTCGGGATTTCCCTTTCCCTTTCCCATTCGGGTTTCGGGTGGCCGCTTGGTCATGGGTTTATCGGGAAAGATCCGGATCCAGACTTTTCCGCCGCGTTTTGCGTGGCGAGTCATCGCAATACGAGCTGCTTCGATCTGGCGGGCAGTGATATTGCCGCGCGTGATCGCCTGCAGGCCAAAATCGCCAAACGACAGATTGGAGCCGCGCATCGCTTTGCCGCGGAGTCTGCCCTTCTGGACCTTCCGGTATTTCGTTCGTTTAGGCTGGAGCATCGCTGATTCTCATTCGCCTTCTAGCGCTTCGGAGGCTGCTTTTGCGCTTCGTCGCCAAGTCCCAATCGGCGATCGTGCATTTCGGAGTCCGGGACGTAGCCATTGAACACCCAGACCTTCACGCCGATGACTCCGTAGGTCGTCTTGGCATCGGCCGAACCGTAGTCGATCGCGGCCTTGAGAGTATGCAGAGGAACACGCCCCTCCCGATACTGCGTCGTTCGCGACATCTCGGCGCCACCGAGTCGTCCCGAGACCTTGATCTTCACGCCCTGCGCTCCGAACTTCATCGCAGCACTGATCGACTTTTTCATGGCTCGACGGAAAGCAACGCGTCGTACCAGCTGAGTCCCGATGTTCTCCGCGATCAACTGGGCGTCGATCTCGGCCTTGCGGACCTCGCGGATGTTGATGAACACCTCGCGGGAGGTCATGTCGCCGAGCTCCTTGCGCAACGCATCGACATCCGCCCCGCGCTTGCCAATCAAGATGCCCGGGCGTGCGGTGTGGATATTGACCGACATCTTGTCGGCCCGTCGCTCGATCACGACCTTGCTGATCCCCGCGTGAAAGACCTTCTTCTTGATGAAGTCGCGAATACGCAAGTCCTCGTGAAGAATCTCGGCGAAGTTCCGCTCCGCAAACCATCTCGACTGCCATCCGTTGATGACTCCGAGCCGGAACCCGTATGGATGAACCTTCTGTCCCACGCTCTCTCCTAACGCTCGTCCAGAACGAGCGCGATGTGACTTGTGGCCTTGTTGATCCAGGCAGCGCGACCCTGGGCACGAGGTCGAATCCGCCAATTGCGCGTGCCCTCGTCCACCGTGACCGTTTTGACGTAGAGGTTGTCGAGATCGATCCCTGCCGAATGGCGCGCGTTGTGCTCTTCCGCATTCGCGAGCGCAGAACGCAGCAGTTTTTCGATCGGACGCGCCGCCCTCTTGTCGCACGCCTGCAAGATCCCCAGCGCTTCCGCGGCCGGTCGATTGCGGATCAGATCTGCGACAAGGCGTCCCTTTCGGGCACCCATCGAAATCTTGCGCAGCTTTGCCTTGACCTCCATCGCGCCTACCTACCTCTGCTTGAGCTTTCGATCGCCCGAGTGCACTGCGGGTTTTCGCGTTGGAGCAAACTCACCGAGTCGATGCCCGATCATATTTTCAGTCACGAACACAGGCATGAAAAGACGGCCGTTGTGTACGTGCAGGGTCAAGCCGATCATGTCCGGCGTCATCATCGACCGGCGTGACCATGTCTTGATGATCGCCTTCGAACCATTGGCCGTCGCTGCTTCGACCTTCTTCGCCAGGGAGTCCTGAACGTAAGGGCCCTTCTTGATGGAACGTGCCATCTACTTCTGTCCTCGCCTCTTCACGATAAACTTGTCGGAGCGCGGGTTCTTTCGCGTCCTGTGCCCCTTGGTAGGAACGCCCCAGGGAGTGACCGGATGACGC
This window contains:
- the rplV gene encoding 50S ribosomal protein L22, which gives rise to MEVKAKLRKISMGARKGRLVADLIRNRPAAEALGILQACDKRAARPIEKLLRSALANAEEHNARHSAGIDLDNLYVKTVTVDEGTRNWRIRPRAQGRAAWINKATSHIALVLDER
- the rpsC gene encoding 30S ribosomal protein S3, with amino-acid sequence MGQKVHPYGFRLGVINGWQSRWFAERNFAEILHEDLRIRDFIKKKVFHAGISKVVIERRADKMSVNIHTARPGILIGKRGADVDALRKELGDMTSREVFINIREVRKAEIDAQLIAENIGTQLVRRVAFRRAMKKSISAAMKFGAQGVKIKVSGRLGGAEMSRTTQYREGRVPLHTLKAAIDYGSADAKTTYGVIGVKVWVFNGYVPDSEMHDRRLGLGDEAQKQPPKR
- the rpsS gene encoding 30S ribosomal protein S19 — encoded protein: MARSIKKGPYVQDSLAKKVEAATANGSKAIIKTWSRRSMMTPDMIGLTLHVHNGRLFMPVFVTENMIGHRLGEFAPTRKPAVHSGDRKLKQR